In Candidatus Protochlamydia phocaeensis, a single genomic region encodes these proteins:
- a CDS encoding zinc-dependent alcohol dehydrogenase, producing MRALVFHHPKKVQVDQVPDPTIQKGTDLILKVTSTAICGSDLHIYNGFFPQKRDMVLGHEFMGIVEEVGAEVNHLKKGDRVVVPFPIACGHCFFCNKGLSVHCENSNSNYGPEGGLLKEKGAALFGYTDLYGGYEGGQAEYVRVPYANFGPRKIESDLKDEEVLFLTDIFPTGWAAIDWAELKGGETVAVFGCGPVGIMAQKSAWLRGAKRVIGIDLLDYRLEIARKTAKSETLNISEVNVIEAIRDMTEGRGADVCVDAVGMEANRNWLEKASNMLHMQAGTIKVIDYCCSAVRRGGVVSIVGVYGTNYANFPLGQIFDKGLSLRMSQAPVQRYIDELLQLVKDKKVVLDDIITHTLPLEQAPYAYDIFCEKKDDCLKVVLKP from the coding sequence ATGAGAGCGCTTGTATTTCATCATCCTAAAAAAGTTCAAGTCGATCAAGTTCCGGATCCAACTATTCAAAAAGGAACAGATCTCATTTTAAAGGTCACCTCTACTGCCATTTGCGGATCGGATCTTCATATCTATAATGGATTTTTTCCTCAAAAACGAGACATGGTCTTAGGCCATGAATTTATGGGAATTGTAGAAGAAGTAGGAGCGGAGGTTAATCACCTTAAGAAAGGCGATCGAGTGGTCGTTCCGTTTCCTATTGCTTGTGGGCATTGTTTTTTTTGCAATAAAGGCCTGAGTGTCCATTGCGAAAATTCCAATAGCAATTATGGGCCGGAAGGGGGACTGTTGAAAGAAAAAGGCGCCGCCCTTTTTGGTTATACGGATTTATACGGAGGCTATGAAGGGGGCCAAGCGGAATATGTCCGCGTGCCCTATGCTAACTTTGGGCCGCGAAAGATTGAAAGCGATTTAAAAGATGAAGAAGTCCTTTTCTTAACGGATATTTTTCCTACAGGATGGGCGGCTATTGACTGGGCGGAATTGAAAGGAGGAGAGACAGTTGCCGTTTTCGGCTGCGGGCCTGTCGGGATTATGGCACAGAAATCAGCTTGGCTAAGAGGGGCAAAGAGAGTAATTGGAATCGATCTGCTCGACTATCGTTTGGAGATTGCGCGTAAAACAGCTAAATCTGAGACATTGAATATTAGTGAAGTCAATGTCATTGAAGCCATCCGTGATATGACAGAAGGAAGAGGGGCAGATGTGTGTGTAGATGCTGTAGGAATGGAGGCTAATCGGAACTGGTTAGAAAAAGCATCCAATATGCTGCATATGCAAGCGGGGACTATTAAAGTGATCGACTACTGTTGCAGCGCTGTCCGCCGCGGGGGAGTGGTTTCCATTGTCGGCGTCTATGGAACAAACTATGCTAACTTTCCTCTCGGACAAATTTTTGATAAAGGCTTGTCTTTGCGCATGAGCCAAGCTCCTGTACAACGCTATATTGATGAATTATTACAGCTTGTCAAGGATAAGAAAGTCGTTTTAGATGATATCATTACGCATACGCTTCCTTTGGAACAAGCGCCCTATGCTTATGATATTTTCTGTGAAAAGAAAGACGATTGTCTCAAAGTAGTTTTAAAGCCATAA
- a CDS encoding FAD-dependent oxidoreductase produces the protein MRKQLSLWFICVIFLWFYAGLYAEKQRIAVIGAGGAGLTTAWLLDQEHAVTLFEAQERLGGHANSIEINVNGTLVPIEAGFEFISPAHFPYFYNLLKNILNVPLHEYTLTTSFYRTDGSDVLLLPPIHDGQIEWHSLSPHDIFTMLEFEYLLEKGKSLLAVQDVGIALEDFLSPLLLTQNFKEEFLYPFLAAGWGVSKEDMKKFAAYNAMKYVVEGKETKHYTWIEIAGGTQRYIQSLASQLEGTQVKLGAKIAKITYEGGLYTILEKDGTSSQFDHLVIATNAKQASQLLAHIPEALYIRSILGRIKYFDTTIAIHGDKRFMPDSEQDWRVVNVRYDGQNSATTVYKKWLSPSNPIFKSWITYDVRPSQDKEGPLPDPLYALAYYEHPLADLNYFQVQKALGMVQGEQNLWFAGNYTHDNDSHESAIVSAINIAQQLAPQAERLAKITAISGD, from the coding sequence ATGCGTAAACAGCTTTCTCTCTGGTTCATTTGCGTTATTTTCTTGTGGTTCTACGCGGGGCTTTATGCGGAGAAACAACGCATCGCTGTTATTGGAGCGGGGGGAGCCGGACTGACAACGGCCTGGCTTTTAGATCAAGAGCATGCCGTGACTTTATTTGAAGCGCAAGAGCGCTTGGGCGGCCACGCCAATTCTATTGAGATCAATGTCAATGGAACTTTAGTTCCCATTGAAGCCGGCTTTGAATTTATCTCTCCTGCCCACTTTCCCTACTTTTACAACTTATTGAAAAATATTTTGAATGTCCCTTTGCATGAATACACGCTAACAACTTCTTTTTACCGGACGGATGGAAGCGATGTGCTGCTGCTTCCTCCCATTCACGATGGCCAAATCGAATGGCATTCCCTTTCGCCCCATGATATCTTCACGATGCTGGAATTTGAGTACTTGCTTGAAAAGGGAAAATCTTTGCTTGCCGTTCAAGATGTAGGGATTGCCCTCGAAGATTTCCTCTCTCCTTTATTGCTGACACAAAATTTTAAGGAGGAATTTCTCTATCCTTTCTTGGCTGCCGGGTGGGGAGTAAGCAAGGAAGATATGAAAAAATTTGCCGCCTATAATGCCATGAAATATGTAGTAGAAGGCAAGGAGACTAAACATTATACTTGGATTGAAATTGCCGGAGGCACGCAAAGATATATTCAGTCTCTCGCTTCGCAGCTTGAGGGGACGCAAGTCAAGCTGGGCGCAAAAATTGCAAAGATTACCTATGAGGGCGGCTTATACACGATCTTGGAAAAGGATGGAACAAGCTCGCAATTTGATCATCTTGTCATTGCAACCAATGCCAAACAGGCTTCACAGCTTTTAGCCCATATTCCGGAAGCCTTATATATCCGCTCTATTCTTGGGCGCATCAAGTATTTCGATACGACCATCGCTATTCATGGAGACAAGCGCTTTATGCCTGATTCAGAGCAAGATTGGCGAGTTGTCAATGTAAGATATGATGGCCAAAATAGTGCGACAACGGTCTATAAGAAATGGCTGAGCCCCTCCAATCCAATTTTTAAATCCTGGATCACTTATGATGTGCGTCCTTCCCAGGATAAGGAAGGCCCTCTTCCTGACCCCTTATACGCTCTTGCCTATTATGAGCATCCTCTAGCAGACTTAAATTACTTTCAAGTCCAGAAAGCTCTTGGAATGGTTCAGGGAGAGCAAAATCTGTGGTTTGCCGGAAATTATACGCATGACAATGACTCGCATGAGAGCGCCATTGTCTCAGCAATCAACATAGCCCAGCAATTGGCTCCCCAAGCCGAGAGGCTGGCTAAAATCACTGCCATCTCGGGTGACTAG
- a CDS encoding DUF6314 family protein → MAGQQILLAFWKRLSLVNQLTFQARTHSQHADGWNGQGAGSVSITREGACALIFNEKGSWQNKRREVFNFSNAFRWTLDQQGEMISLEHLRKGRDRPVFLFHLVPSGRASLVSVKAHLCAEDKYEGYFYLGNHNLCLSWRVIGPKKNEEMDYFYS, encoded by the coding sequence TTGGCCGGTCAGCAAATCCTATTGGCATTTTGGAAAAGGCTTTCCCTAGTCAATCAATTGACTTTTCAGGCAAGAACGCATTCTCAGCATGCGGATGGGTGGAATGGACAAGGAGCAGGGAGTGTTTCCATTACTAGAGAGGGGGCATGCGCCTTGATTTTTAATGAAAAAGGGAGCTGGCAGAACAAAAGAAGAGAAGTCTTTAATTTTAGTAACGCCTTCCGCTGGACGTTGGATCAGCAAGGCGAAATGATTTCCTTGGAGCATCTCAGAAAGGGGAGAGATCGTCCAGTTTTTCTCTTCCATTTGGTTCCTTCAGGCAGGGCGTCTTTGGTATCTGTTAAGGCTCATCTATGCGCTGAAGATAAATATGAAGGGTATTTTTACTTAGGCAACCATAACTTGTGCCTAAGTTGGCGCGTGATCGGCCCCAAGAAAAATGAAGAAATGGATTATTTTTACTCCTAA
- a CDS encoding NADH-quinone oxidoreductase subunit C, translating into MGTAESVQLLKAHMGDAILMETQFLGETTLEVQKDRLKDILAFLKQTPEPGYEVLMDLTGVDYLAPVPRTKVVYWLHNPSNYSRLRIIVYAERGVFLPSVTSLWPGANWYERELYDLFGVHFEGHPDLKRILMPDEWEGHPLRRDYPLTEESVEFKHGVKPKVPSKIINHERNIQRP; encoded by the coding sequence ATGGGAACAGCTGAATCCGTCCAACTCTTAAAAGCGCATATGGGCGATGCCATCTTGATGGAAACCCAATTTCTAGGTGAGACAACGCTTGAAGTTCAAAAAGATAGATTAAAAGATATCCTTGCTTTTCTGAAGCAAACGCCAGAGCCAGGTTACGAAGTGCTAATGGATTTAACAGGAGTGGACTATCTTGCGCCTGTTCCCCGCACGAAAGTGGTTTATTGGCTTCACAATCCAAGCAACTATAGCCGCTTGCGCATCATTGTTTATGCGGAAAGGGGCGTGTTTCTGCCTTCTGTGACTTCTCTATGGCCGGGGGCTAATTGGTATGAGCGGGAGTTGTATGATTTATTTGGTGTGCATTTTGAGGGACATCCCGATCTCAAGCGTATTTTGATGCCTGATGAGTGGGAAGGGCATCCTCTTCGCCGCGATTATCCCTTGACCGAAGAGTCCGTTGAATTTAAACATGGCGTAAAACCTAAAGTTCCATCCAAGATTATCAACCATGAACGAAACATACAAAGACCATAA
- a CDS encoding aldo/keto reductase yields MEYRQLGRSGLKVPVLSFGTATFGGSNEFFKRWGETDVEEAKKLIDICLDAGINLFDTADVYSQGSSEEILGQAIKGKRHRALISTKSTFRVGEGPNDAGSSRYHLIQSVETSLKRLQTDYIDIYFLHGFDALTPIEETLSTLDHLVQSGKIRYIGCSNFSGWHVMKSLAISEKYGWARYVVYQGYYSLIGRDYEEELMPLGIDQGVCLMAWSPLGWGRLTGKVRRGQPLPEGRLKTGGAVGGPPVDDEYLYTVVDVLDEIAKETGKTVPQIALNWILQRPTVANIVLGARNEEQLQQNLGAIGWNLTADQVARLDAVSARQPSYPYWHQRQFSERNPSPVLKAE; encoded by the coding sequence ATGGAATACCGTCAATTGGGAAGATCGGGGCTTAAAGTGCCCGTTTTAAGCTTTGGAACAGCGACTTTCGGAGGCTCCAATGAATTTTTTAAGCGCTGGGGCGAAACGGATGTAGAAGAGGCTAAAAAACTGATAGATATATGTCTGGACGCCGGCATTAATCTATTTGACACAGCCGATGTTTATTCTCAAGGCAGCTCAGAAGAGATCCTAGGGCAAGCCATTAAAGGAAAACGCCATAGAGCCTTAATATCGACTAAATCAACCTTTAGGGTGGGAGAAGGACCGAATGATGCCGGATCTTCCCGCTATCATTTGATCCAATCGGTTGAGACCAGCTTAAAAAGGCTGCAAACAGATTATATCGACATTTATTTCTTGCATGGCTTTGATGCCCTCACTCCTATCGAAGAAACGTTGAGCACTTTAGATCATTTAGTCCAAAGCGGGAAAATCCGCTACATCGGGTGTTCCAATTTTTCCGGCTGGCATGTGATGAAGTCGCTTGCCATTTCAGAAAAATATGGATGGGCCCGCTATGTCGTCTATCAAGGCTATTATTCCTTGATCGGACGCGACTATGAAGAAGAACTGATGCCGTTAGGAATAGATCAAGGCGTATGCCTGATGGCCTGGAGTCCGCTTGGTTGGGGCAGGCTGACGGGAAAAGTTCGACGCGGGCAACCGCTTCCCGAAGGCAGATTAAAGACCGGCGGAGCCGTTGGCGGACCGCCTGTTGATGATGAATATCTTTACACCGTCGTCGATGTACTGGATGAAATTGCCAAAGAAACAGGAAAGACCGTTCCTCAAATAGCGCTGAACTGGATTTTGCAGCGCCCAACCGTTGCCAATATCGTCTTAGGCGCCAGAAATGAAGAACAGCTTCAACAGAACCTAGGAGCGATCGGTTGGAACCTAACAGCTGATCAGGTGGCAAGGCTTGATGCTGTCAGCGCCCGCCAGCCTTCCTATCCCTATTGGCACCAGCGGCAATTCTCGGAAAGAAACCCTTCGCCTGTTTTAAAGGCAGAGTAA
- a CDS encoding SDR family oxidoreductase, with amino-acid sequence MKTLILKVLILGGTGFLGPHLVEELQEQGHEVTLFNRGQHNPALFPEVEKLQGDRDGNLHALRGRKWDAIIDTSGYLPRVVEASSKILAQATDHYTFISSISVYENFHRFGMTEGDSVAQLDDEATEDINEKTYGALKARCETTIQSYFPNSLIIRPGLIVGPLDPTDRLTYWPVRLADGGDILAPGDPSAPIQLIDVRDLVKWIVKMVEEQATGVYNATGPLAPLTFGQLLNACQSLSQKTCILHWVSEDFLHAHQVQDWIELPLWLSRKRHMPGFLSVDVSKAIQAGLSFRPLDETLSAILKWNAGRSRSERKAGMEREKEQALLKEWQLEMR; translated from the coding sequence ATGAAAACTCTAATTCTCAAAGTGCTTATCCTTGGCGGAACAGGCTTCTTAGGCCCTCATCTTGTAGAAGAACTTCAAGAGCAGGGACATGAAGTGACATTGTTCAATCGCGGGCAGCATAATCCTGCCCTATTTCCGGAAGTTGAAAAACTGCAAGGCGATCGAGATGGAAACCTGCATGCCTTGCGAGGACGCAAATGGGATGCGATTATTGACACTTCAGGGTATCTTCCTCGCGTGGTAGAAGCGTCATCAAAAATTTTAGCTCAAGCAACAGATCACTATACGTTCATTTCTTCCATCAGCGTCTATGAAAATTTTCATCGGTTCGGCATGACGGAAGGTGATTCTGTTGCCCAGCTAGATGATGAGGCGACTGAAGACATTAACGAGAAAACCTACGGGGCTTTAAAAGCCCGTTGCGAAACAACCATACAAAGCTATTTTCCCAATTCTTTAATCATTCGTCCAGGACTGATTGTCGGCCCTCTCGACCCAACAGACCGATTGACCTATTGGCCCGTCCGCTTGGCGGATGGCGGAGATATTCTTGCTCCAGGCGATCCAAGCGCTCCCATCCAGTTAATTGACGTACGCGACTTGGTTAAATGGATAGTCAAAATGGTGGAGGAACAGGCAACAGGCGTTTACAATGCCACAGGCCCTCTCGCTCCTTTGACCTTTGGGCAATTATTAAACGCTTGTCAATCCCTTAGCCAAAAAACATGCATCCTCCATTGGGTAAGCGAAGATTTTCTTCATGCCCATCAGGTACAAGATTGGATCGAGCTTCCCCTTTGGCTCTCCCGCAAACGCCACATGCCCGGCTTTTTAAGCGTCGATGTTTCTAAAGCCATACAAGCAGGCCTCTCCTTCCGGCCACTGGACGAAACGCTATCTGCTATTTTAAAATGGAATGCCGGCCGAAGCAGGTCTGAAAGAAAAGCAGGCATGGAACGAGAGAAAGAACAGGCTCTCTTAAAGGAATGGCAACTAGAGATGAGATAG
- a CDS encoding sugar porter family MFS transporter codes for MNRRLYLASAAGFAALGGLLFGYDTGVISGAILFIRKEFALSTFSIEMVVSAVLLGAILGASCAGVLSDYMGRKKLLLGTALLFILGSLGSALASSSAWLIFSRILVGIAIGMSSMATPLYLAEISPASIRGMLVSLNQLAITLGIVLAYLVDYSLAPIGAWRWMIGLGTLPAIIFGLGMFFLPESPRWLAKKGFIDQSRQVLIFIHGQEKALQELEDIQNYTKSAHVSLAQAMTPWLKRALLIGIGLAIFQQLTGINTIIYYAPMIFEWAGFTVASDAILATGLIGIINVLSTCIALWLLDKAGRRLLLLVGLAGMVFSLGCLGIFFSFPHLSHYLGVLTLSMLTLYVISFSISLGPIFWLLIAEIYPLHIRGTAMSVATFANWLANLAIALTFLSLIKLLGIAATFWLYGLIGILAWIFSYFLVPETKNLSLEAIEAAWNHADKE; via the coding sequence ATGAACAGGCGCCTCTATCTGGCAAGCGCAGCCGGCTTCGCAGCTCTGGGAGGACTGTTATTTGGATATGATACCGGCGTCATCTCAGGGGCGATCCTTTTCATCCGCAAAGAATTCGCGCTATCAACTTTTTCTATTGAAATGGTTGTCAGCGCGGTTCTTCTTGGAGCCATTTTAGGGGCATCATGCGCGGGCGTTTTATCCGATTACATGGGACGCAAAAAGCTCTTATTAGGCACCGCACTTTTATTCATTTTAGGCTCTTTGGGATCCGCCCTTGCCAGCAGCTCTGCTTGGCTGATATTCAGCCGCATTCTAGTCGGAATTGCCATTGGCATGTCATCAATGGCAACGCCCCTTTATTTAGCCGAAATTTCTCCCGCCTCTATAAGAGGAATGCTCGTTTCGCTCAACCAATTGGCCATTACCCTTGGCATTGTGCTCGCTTATCTTGTCGATTATTCTTTAGCCCCGATAGGAGCATGGAGATGGATGATTGGATTAGGCACGTTGCCCGCCATCATTTTTGGACTGGGAATGTTTTTTTTACCGGAAAGCCCCCGATGGCTTGCCAAAAAAGGATTTATTGACCAATCCAGGCAAGTGCTCATATTCATTCACGGACAGGAAAAAGCCCTTCAGGAATTGGAAGACATCCAAAACTATACTAAGTCTGCTCATGTCAGCTTGGCTCAAGCTATGACGCCCTGGCTAAAAAGGGCGCTTCTCATCGGAATCGGCCTGGCTATTTTTCAACAACTGACCGGAATTAATACGATTATCTATTACGCTCCCATGATTTTTGAGTGGGCCGGTTTTACAGTTGCGTCAGATGCCATCTTAGCCACTGGTTTAATTGGCATCATCAATGTCTTATCTACTTGCATTGCCCTTTGGCTGCTAGATAAAGCCGGTAGACGCCTCTTATTACTAGTAGGCCTGGCAGGTATGGTTTTCAGCTTAGGCTGCTTAGGAATATTCTTTTCCTTTCCTCATTTAAGCCATTATTTGGGAGTATTAACCCTGTCCATGCTCACGCTATATGTCATTTCCTTTTCCATCAGCCTAGGCCCCATTTTTTGGCTTTTAATTGCCGAAATTTACCCTCTTCATATTAGAGGCACAGCGATGAGCGTCGCGACCTTTGCTAATTGGCTTGCCAATTTAGCGATCGCCTTGACTTTTCTAAGTTTGATCAAATTACTAGGCATAGCGGCCACTTTTTGGCTTTACGGGTTAATTGGGATATTGGCTTGGATCTTTTCTTATTTTTTAGTGCCTGAAACAAAAAACCTTTCATTAGAAGCCATTGAAGCGGCATGGAATCATGCAGATAAAGAATAG
- a CDS encoding 7-dehydrocholesterol reductase, with the protein MVSDRLLINKQTQYFRQFIGPLFLILVCPPAVFAFWYTNVFLDGSFLRFGQFVTEQGLWKTFSTIWFPYFFGTPEAWKILGVFAGFELALMRLLPGKRYEGPITPAGNIPLYRANGLPAFAITLFMFITCSFYLKLFSPTIIYDHFGGLLGALNIFSLFFCLFLWMKGHFFPSSSDVGGSGNFIFDYYWGMELYPRIFGWDVKMFTNCRFAMMGWPLIILSFASKQQELYGLSDSMVVSIALQLIYITKFFIWETGYLRSLDIMHDRAGYYICWGCLVWVPGIYTSPTLYLVNHPVHLGPVLASLIFGVGAASILINYWADRQRQIVRASAGQCTIWGKPPLLTVARYTTERGERKQNVLLASGWWGLSRHFHYIPEIVGAFCWTVPALFHHFLPYFYVLFLTILLAERAFRDDRRCAKKYGDDWQAYCQKVPYKIIPYVI; encoded by the coding sequence ATGGTCTCAGATCGTCTCCTTATCAATAAGCAAACGCAATACTTTCGTCAATTCATCGGCCCTCTCTTTCTTATTCTAGTTTGCCCGCCCGCCGTATTTGCCTTTTGGTATACCAATGTCTTTCTAGACGGTTCTTTTCTTAGATTCGGGCAATTTGTGACAGAGCAGGGCTTATGGAAAACTTTTTCTACGATCTGGTTTCCCTACTTTTTTGGAACGCCTGAAGCCTGGAAAATTTTAGGCGTTTTTGCCGGTTTTGAATTAGCTTTAATGCGCCTCTTACCGGGCAAGCGTTATGAAGGCCCTATCACACCAGCGGGAAATATTCCCCTCTACCGTGCAAATGGGTTACCGGCCTTTGCCATAACACTTTTTATGTTCATCACATGCTCTTTTTACTTAAAGCTCTTCTCTCCTACGATTATCTATGATCACTTTGGAGGTCTTTTAGGAGCATTAAATATTTTCAGCCTTTTCTTTTGTTTGTTCCTATGGATGAAAGGCCATTTTTTTCCTTCAAGCAGTGATGTTGGAGGATCCGGCAACTTTATTTTCGACTATTATTGGGGAATGGAGCTCTATCCGCGGATCTTTGGCTGGGATGTCAAGATGTTCACCAATTGCCGCTTTGCCATGATGGGATGGCCTTTAATTATTTTATCTTTTGCTTCTAAACAGCAAGAGCTATACGGGTTGAGCGACTCCATGGTCGTTTCCATTGCACTTCAATTGATTTATATCACCAAATTTTTCATTTGGGAAACAGGATATCTGAGATCTTTGGATATCATGCATGACCGAGCAGGCTATTATATTTGCTGGGGATGCTTGGTATGGGTGCCCGGCATCTACACCTCTCCAACCCTCTATTTGGTCAATCATCCTGTTCATTTAGGCCCTGTTTTAGCTAGCCTGATTTTCGGCGTAGGAGCTGCCAGCATTTTAATCAACTATTGGGCGGATAGGCAAAGGCAGATCGTGCGTGCAAGCGCCGGTCAATGTACAATTTGGGGAAAGCCTCCTCTTCTTACGGTTGCCCGTTATACGACAGAAAGGGGCGAACGCAAACAAAATGTCCTCCTTGCTTCTGGCTGGTGGGGTCTCTCGCGCCATTTCCACTATATACCGGAAATAGTAGGCGCCTTTTGTTGGACTGTTCCAGCCCTTTTTCATCACTTTTTGCCTTATTTCTATGTCCTCTTTTTGACTATTTTACTGGCAGAAAGAGCCTTCAGAGACGATAGGCGCTGTGCCAAGAAATATGGCGATGATTGGCAAGCGTATTGCCAAAAAGTACCCTATAAAATTATCCCCTATGTCATTTAA
- a CDS encoding MBL fold metallo-hydrolase, with the protein MKLKILGTRGEIEESLPYHAKHSGVLIDDELLLDIGEKSFLALHPRWIFITHLHPDHAYFVRWGQEETPSTDAQIYAPEKPENEQASSVIRLIDQPIQVGPYSIIPIPTHHSKRVKSQGYLVKKGALALLYTGDLVWIDKAYHSLFDHLDLVITEASFMRKGGMIRKDKETGALYGHTGIPNLLDLFKPYTKQILFLHFGAWFYKDTKASRQALSTLAQEKDMKAIIGYDGLELDLGRIAN; encoded by the coding sequence ATGAAACTAAAGATCTTAGGAACGCGCGGCGAGATTGAGGAATCCCTTCCCTATCACGCCAAGCATAGCGGCGTGCTGATAGATGACGAGCTTCTTTTAGATATAGGAGAAAAAAGCTTTCTCGCTTTGCATCCGCGCTGGATCTTTATTACGCATTTGCATCCCGACCATGCTTATTTTGTGCGCTGGGGACAAGAAGAAACGCCTTCAACAGACGCACAAATTTATGCTCCCGAAAAGCCGGAAAACGAACAGGCTAGCTCTGTCATTCGCCTGATTGACCAGCCTATCCAGGTGGGACCTTACTCAATTATTCCCATTCCTACTCATCATAGTAAGCGCGTCAAATCGCAAGGCTATCTTGTCAAAAAAGGGGCGCTTGCCCTGTTATATACGGGCGATCTTGTTTGGATCGATAAAGCGTATCATTCTCTTTTCGACCATTTAGATTTAGTCATTACGGAAGCGAGCTTCATGCGCAAAGGAGGAATGATAAGAAAAGATAAGGAAACCGGCGCACTGTACGGTCATACAGGCATCCCTAATTTATTGGACTTGTTTAAACCCTATACCAAGCAAATTCTCTTTCTCCATTTTGGAGCTTGGTTTTATAAAGATACAAAAGCTTCCCGCCAGGCGCTAAGCACTTTAGCGCAAGAAAAAGACATGAAGGCGATCATTGGATACGATGGACTAGAATTGGATTTAGGGCGAATCGCCAATTAA
- a CDS encoding NADH-quinone oxidoreductase subunit A encodes MISDYLSVYVYFGLVLLVTLIVLAVSSLFPAIRTSRVKYMPYESGIQTETHLQQERFPLRHYLVGLIFLIFDIEVIFLYPWAVVAKNIGPFAFYEMAFFLIALLIGFAYIWRKRGLQWD; translated from the coding sequence ATGATTTCCGATTATCTTTCAGTTTATGTTTATTTTGGCTTGGTTTTGTTAGTCACGCTGATTGTGCTGGCAGTCTCCAGCTTATTTCCGGCTATAAGGACAAGTAGGGTGAAATATATGCCTTATGAGTCAGGCATTCAAACGGAGACGCATTTGCAGCAAGAACGCTTCCCTTTGCGTCATTATTTAGTCGGTTTGATTTTCTTGATTTTTGATATTGAAGTGATCTTTCTTTACCCTTGGGCTGTTGTTGCAAAAAACATTGGTCCTTTTGCCTTTTATGAGATGGCCTTTTTCTTAATCGCTCTTCTGATAGGATTTGCCTATATTTGGCGTAAGCGAGGACTACAATGGGATTGA
- a CDS encoding NADH-quinone oxidoreductase subunit B: MGLNPKEHTPFLLAPLEMLINWARESSLWPAQFGLACCAIEMMATAASRYDMARFGMEVYRASPRQSDVMIVAGRVSQKMAPVLKTIYDQMLEPKWVVAMGDCASCGGVYNNYAVVQGVDKIVPVDVYVAGCPPRPEALLDCLILLQKKIKEEKDPFRRKRATHGNS; encoded by the coding sequence ATGGGATTGAATCCAAAAGAACATACTCCTTTTTTATTGGCTCCGCTTGAGATGCTCATTAATTGGGCACGCGAAAGCTCTTTATGGCCGGCGCAATTTGGATTGGCTTGCTGCGCCATTGAAATGATGGCAACGGCTGCAAGCCGCTATGACATGGCGCGTTTTGGGATGGAGGTTTATCGTGCCTCGCCGCGTCAAAGCGACGTGATGATTGTTGCCGGCCGTGTCAGCCAAAAAATGGCTCCTGTACTTAAAACCATTTACGATCAAATGCTGGAACCTAAATGGGTTGTGGCAATGGGTGATTGCGCTTCTTGTGGAGGGGTTTATAACAACTATGCCGTGGTACAAGGTGTGGATAAGATCGTTCCGGTCGATGTCTATGTAGCCGGTTGTCCCCCTCGTCCTGAGGCGCTCTTAGATTGCCTGATTCTTCTGCAAAAGAAAATTAAAGAAGAGAAAGACCCCTTTAGAAGAAAGCGAGCCACGCATGGGAACAGCTGA